A part of Caldisalinibacter kiritimatiensis genomic DNA contains:
- the yfmF gene encoding EF-P 5-aminopentanol modification-associated protein YfmF, whose product MSISSMLEKLEEGLYLNVIHTNKFKTNLVNVYILRPLNREEVTKNALIPLILRRGTKEYKTSLDIQKRLEELYGSNLSINVNKKGERQIIRFTIEGPDSDIVASDNLLKDQLKMLYNIITNPLLEKELFSVKYVEQEKKNLKKKIEGRVNNKKQYALDRCIEEMCKNENYRLYKYGYTEDIEKITNSDLYKHYKEILKTSPIFISVVGNVMKEDIVEQIKNIFKFRRDNIIEIPREDVIKAVVEVNKVFDEMDVNQGKLTLGYRTNVPYEDELYESLLLASNILGGGPNSKLFENVREKESLAYYVYSKSYKFKSIMLIASGIEFQNYDKALDIIRKQVEDMKKGKFEQGHIENSKSSLITAIKSMTDNNFSLAEFYLSQFITNDNRSINQIINNLKVISKDNVVEAAKKLSLDTIYFLKKK is encoded by the coding sequence GTGAGCATATCTAGTATGTTAGAAAAGCTTGAGGAGGGTTTATACTTAAATGTTATACATACTAATAAATTTAAAACTAATTTAGTAAATGTATATATTTTAAGACCCCTTAATAGAGAAGAAGTTACAAAAAATGCTTTAATTCCGCTAATCTTGAGAAGAGGTACTAAAGAGTATAAAACATCATTAGACATTCAAAAGAGATTAGAAGAATTATATGGTTCAAATTTAAGTATAAACGTAAATAAAAAAGGCGAAAGGCAAATTATTAGATTTACTATTGAAGGGCCAGATAGTGACATTGTAGCTTCAGATAATCTACTAAAAGACCAATTAAAGATGTTATATAACATTATTACTAATCCTTTATTAGAAAAAGAGCTATTTTCAGTGAAGTATGTTGAACAAGAAAAGAAAAATTTAAAGAAAAAAATTGAGGGTAGGGTTAATAATAAAAAACAATATGCGTTAGATAGATGTATTGAAGAAATGTGTAAAAATGAAAATTATAGATTATATAAATATGGATATACTGAAGACATTGAAAAAATTACTAATAGTGATTTATATAAACATTATAAAGAAATTTTAAAGACTAGTCCAATTTTTATAAGTGTTGTAGGAAATGTAATGAAAGAAGATATCGTTGAGCAAATAAAAAATATTTTTAAATTTAGAAGAGATAATATAATAGAAATACCTAGAGAAGATGTAATAAAAGCAGTAGTTGAAGTTAATAAAGTATTTGATGAGATGGATGTAAATCAAGGAAAGTTAACTTTGGGATACAGGACAAATGTACCATACGAAGATGAGCTTTATGAATCTCTTTTATTAGCTAGTAATATACTTGGCGGTGGTCCTAATTCAAAATTATTTGAAAATGTAAGAGAAAAAGAAAGTTTAGCATATTATGTTTATTCTAAATCATATAAATTTAAGTCTATAATGCTTATAGCCTCGGGAATTGAGTTTCAAAATTATGATAAAGCTTTAGACATAATTAGAAAGCAAGTCGAAGATATGAAAAAAGGTAAATTTGAGCAAGGACATATAGAAAACTCTAAAAGTTCTTTAATTACTGCAATAAAATCTATGACTGATAACAATTTCTCTTTAGCAGAATTCTATTTAAGTCAGTTTATAACTAATGACAATAGAAGTATTAACCAAATAATAAATAATTTAAAGGTAATAAGTAAAGATAATGTTGTTGAAGCGGCTAAGAAACTGAGCTTAGATACTATTTATTTTCTAAAGAAAAAGTAA
- the yfmH gene encoding EF-P 5-aminopentanol modification-associated protein YfmH produces MKYDIIRNEKLNEEVYFKELNNGLKVFFIPKKEYVKKYAIFTTKYGSNDNKFIPIGENQVIEVPEGIAHFLEHKLFEEPEGNIFSEFSKLGSYVNAFTNFNQTSYLFHCTDKFYKNLELLVKFVQTPYFTNENVEKEKGIIEQEIRMYDDSPQWKVFSNCLRGMYNTHPVRIDIAGTVDSINRIDKDTLYKCYNTFYHPSNMILVMVGNIDYEKSLGIISDALRRDLKEFSGEIKRVYTKEEVSINQRIVEEKLTVSTPLFNLGFKDIDVGYYGDKLLKKEIVTNILLEMLFGNSSEFYQSLYEEGLINSSFGTQYVGYKDYGHSILGGESEEPNKVMERVLEYIKRLDKQGLNNNDFNRIKKKMIGYHMIDLNSIEYIANKFTSYYLVNTFLTKYMDILEGIKYDDIIERFNDHFTESNYTLSIVKSK; encoded by the coding sequence TTGAAATATGATATCATAAGAAACGAAAAACTTAATGAAGAAGTATATTTTAAAGAGTTAAATAACGGATTAAAGGTTTTTTTTATTCCTAAAAAAGAATATGTAAAAAAGTATGCTATTTTTACAACTAAATATGGCTCAAATGATAATAAATTTATCCCTATTGGAGAAAATCAAGTGATTGAAGTACCTGAGGGTATTGCACATTTTCTAGAGCATAAATTATTTGAAGAACCAGAAGGCAATATATTTAGTGAGTTTTCAAAATTAGGTTCATATGTAAATGCTTTTACTAATTTTAATCAAACTTCTTATCTTTTTCATTGTACTGACAAATTTTATAAAAACTTAGAGTTACTTGTAAAGTTTGTTCAAACGCCATATTTTACCAATGAAAATGTTGAAAAAGAAAAGGGGATAATTGAGCAGGAAATCAGAATGTATGATGACTCACCTCAATGGAAAGTTTTTTCAAATTGTTTGAGAGGGATGTATAACACTCATCCAGTTAGAATAGATATAGCTGGAACTGTAGATTCTATCAACAGAATAGATAAAGATACTTTGTATAAATGTTACAATACTTTTTATCATCCTAGTAATATGATTTTAGTTATGGTAGGTAATATTGATTATGAAAAGTCATTAGGAATCATTAGTGATGCTTTAAGAAGGGATTTAAAAGAATTTAGTGGAGAAATTAAGAGGGTTTATACAAAAGAAGAAGTAAGTATTAATCAAAGGATAGTAGAAGAAAAATTAACTGTATCAACACCACTTTTTAATCTAGGGTTTAAAGATATTGATGTTGGTTATTATGGAGATAAGCTATTAAAGAAAGAAATTGTAACAAATATTTTACTAGAAATGTTATTTGGTAATAGCTCAGAGTTTTATCAAAGTTTATATGAAGAGGGATTAATTAATAGTTCCTTTGGCACTCAATATGTTGGATATAAAGACTATGGACATTCAATATTAGGAGGTGAATCTGAAGAACCCAATAAAGTAATGGAAAGGGTATTGGAATATATTAAGAGATTAGATAAACAAGGATTAAATAACAATGATTTTAATAGAATAAAGAAAAAAATGATTGGTTACCATATGATAGATTTAAACTCTATAGAATATATAGCTAATAAATTTACCTCATACTATTTAGTTAATACATTTTTAACCAAATACATGGACATTCTAGAAGGCATAAAGTATGATGATATTATCGAAAGATTTAATGACCATTTTACAGAAAGTAATTATACACTTTCAATAGTTAAATCTAAGTAA
- the lgt gene encoding prolipoprotein diacylglyceryl transferase: MNPVAFEIFGISIRWYGILISTGLLLGTILALRESRRIGFNEDDLIDMLLFAVPAAIIGARAYYVIFNWEYYKGDIGKIINIRGGGLAIHGGIIAAVIVAVVFCRVKNLSFWQVADIAAPSIILGQAIGRWGNFINQEAYGTPTDLPWAIIVNGQKVHPTFLYESLWNLGVFIFLVWYRKNRAKVKGEVFLLYLALYSFARFFIEGLRIDSLMLGPIRVAQLVSIILIIISMSIFFIRRKKHI; encoded by the coding sequence ATGAATCCAGTTGCTTTCGAAATATTTGGAATATCTATAAGATGGTATGGAATTCTTATATCTACTGGACTATTATTAGGAACAATACTAGCCTTAAGGGAATCACGTAGAATAGGATTTAATGAAGATGATTTAATAGATATGTTGCTATTTGCTGTTCCGGCAGCTATAATAGGGGCTAGAGCCTACTATGTTATATTTAACTGGGAATATTATAAAGGTGATATAGGTAAAATTATAAACATTAGAGGTGGAGGACTTGCTATACATGGGGGGATAATTGCTGCTGTAATAGTTGCAGTTGTATTTTGTCGTGTTAAGAATTTAAGTTTTTGGCAAGTGGCAGATATAGCAGCACCAAGTATAATTTTAGGGCAAGCCATTGGAAGGTGGGGAAATTTTATTAATCAAGAAGCTTATGGAACTCCTACTGATTTACCATGGGCAATTATAGTTAATGGACAGAAAGTACATCCAACATTTTTATACGAATCTCTTTGGAATTTGGGTGTATTTATATTTCTTGTTTGGTACAGGAAGAATAGGGCTAAGGTTAAAGGAGAAGTATTCTTATTGTATTTAGCATTATATTCATTTGCTAGATTCTTCATTGAAGGTTTAAGGATAGATAGTTTAATGCTAGGCCCAATAAGGGTAGCACAATTAGTTAGTATAATTTTAATAATTATCTCTATGTCTATTTTTTTCATACGTCGAAAGAAGCATATTTAA
- a CDS encoding aspartyl-phosphate phosphatase Spo0E family protein, whose translation MAVKEKTVVLDEKIVLLKDKLNKSIENQSNYDKIYKLSTELDELIVSYYRQKYPVNEKTS comes from the coding sequence ATGGCTGTAAAGGAAAAAACAGTAGTTTTAGATGAAAAAATTGTCTTATTAAAGGACAAGCTCAATAAAAGTATAGAGAATCAAAGTAATTATGATAAAATTTATAAGCTGAGTACAGAATTAGATGAATTAATAGTATCATATTATCGACAAAAGTATCCGGTGAATGAAAAAACATCATAA
- the mraZ gene encoding division/cell wall cluster transcriptional repressor MraZ: MFIGEYQHSIDKKGRVIIPSKFREDLGETFIITKGLDNCLFVYPLEEWKILEEKLKSLPLTRRDARAFVRFFFAGATEGSLDKQGRVLIPGNLREHSRLKSEAVIIGVSNRVEIWSKDEWNKYNKNDDLSYESIAEKMAELGI; encoded by the coding sequence ATGTTTATTGGAGAATACCAGCATTCAATAGATAAAAAGGGAAGAGTAATTATTCCATCAAAATTCAGAGAAGATTTAGGAGAAACTTTTATTATAACAAAAGGTCTGGATAATTGTCTTTTTGTTTATCCCTTAGAGGAATGGAAGATACTCGAAGAAAAGTTAAAATCTCTTCCTTTAACAAGAAGAGATGCAAGGGCTTTTGTTAGATTTTTCTTTGCTGGTGCTACAGAAGGTTCTTTAGATAAGCAGGGGAGAGTTTTAATACCTGGCAATTTAAGAGAGCATAGCAGATTGAAAAGTGAAGCAGTGATTATAGGAGTTTCTAATAGAGTTGAGATATGGAGTAAAGACGAATGGAATAAATATAATAAAAATGATGACTTAAGTTATGAAAGTATAGCTGAGAAAATGGCTGAGTTAGGGATATAA
- the rsmH gene encoding 16S rRNA (cytosine(1402)-N(4))-methyltransferase RsmH, producing the protein MKFEHVSVLLNEAIKGLNIKEDGTYVDGTLGGAGHSKEIVKRLTTGRLIGVDQDINAIKKAKEELKDYKEKVTIVHNNFRNIKDVLNEVGIDKVDGVLLDLGVSSHQLDVAERGFSYKHDAPLDMRMDTTQSLKAWNIVNEYDEEQLYRIIKEYGEEKWASRIAKFIIEERKINQINTTGELVEVIKKAIPKGARKGGSHPAKRTFQAIRIEVNKELDILEDTIKDICDVLNPNGRVCIITFHSLEDRIVKRTFKELNKDCICPPDLPVCQCNKKRELKIITRKPIIPSEEEIEKNPRSRSAKLRVGEKV; encoded by the coding sequence ATGAAGTTTGAGCATGTTTCAGTATTGTTAAATGAAGCTATAAAAGGACTTAATATAAAAGAAGATGGTACATATGTGGACGGAACTCTTGGAGGTGCTGGACACTCTAAGGAAATTGTAAAAAGATTAACCACAGGAAGGTTAATTGGGGTCGACCAGGATATTAATGCTATAAAAAAAGCAAAGGAAGAATTAAAAGATTATAAAGAAAAAGTAACCATAGTGCATAATAATTTTAGAAATATAAAAGATGTATTAAATGAAGTTGGAATAGATAAAGTGGATGGAGTGCTTTTGGACTTAGGTGTATCATCACATCAGTTAGATGTTGCTGAGAGAGGTTTTTCATATAAACACGATGCACCACTGGATATGCGAATGGATACAACACAAAGCTTAAAAGCATGGAATATAGTTAACGAGTATGATGAAGAACAGCTATATAGAATAATAAAGGAGTATGGAGAAGAGAAATGGGCAAGTAGAATAGCTAAATTTATCATTGAAGAAAGAAAAATCAATCAAATAAATACAACAGGTGAGCTAGTAGAAGTGATAAAGAAAGCAATTCCTAAAGGAGCTAGAAAAGGTGGTTCACACCCTGCAAAACGGACTTTTCAAGCTATTAGGATAGAGGTGAATAAAGAACTAGATATACTAGAAGATACCATCAAAGATATATGCGATGTATTAAATCCAAATGGAAGAGTTTGTATAATAACATTTCATTCATTAGAAGATAGAATTGTCAAGAGGACATTTAAAGAACTAAATAAGGATTGTATATGTCCACCAGATTTACCAGTTTGTCAATGTAACAAAAAAAGAGAACTTAAAATTATTACTAGAAAGCCGATTATTCCAAGTGAAGAAGAGATTGAAAAAAATCCGAGGTCGAGAAGTGCAAAATTAAGAGTTGGAGAGAAAGTTTAA
- the ftsL gene encoding cell division protein FtsL, which yields MLVAKKEVKEVTYLKHRRENTKIRKKKSVRLKLIATALLVMCLALTVLYRYAKITHAEIEIRQLDKQITDLKKEKQALALELEKIKESEWIEKQAKERLGMVYPSREQTVFVSVKNSSENKVVASNEKDSKHLFFLNAFGNIFDKMIRFIE from the coding sequence TTGTTAGTAGCGAAAAAAGAAGTTAAGGAAGTAACATATTTAAAACATAGAAGAGAAAATACGAAGATAAGGAAGAAAAAAAGTGTGAGATTAAAATTAATCGCTACTGCATTATTAGTAATGTGTTTAGCTCTTACTGTACTTTATAGATATGCTAAAATTACACATGCTGAAATAGAAATTAGACAGTTAGATAAACAAATTACTGACTTAAAAAAAGAAAAACAAGCTTTAGCGTTAGAACTTGAAAAGATAAAAGAGTCAGAGTGGATAGAAAAACAAGCCAAAGAAAGATTAGGGATGGTATATCCGAGTAGAGAACAAACTGTGTTTGTAAGTGTAAAAAATAGTAGTGAAAATAAAGTAGTAGCAAGCAATGAAAAAGATAGCAAACACTTATTTTTCTTAAATGCATTTGGTAATATATTTGATAAAATGATTAGATTTATTGAATAA
- a CDS encoding stage V sporulation protein D, giving the protein MASPTIKTKKRLIVMLFAVSFAIFALIARLGYIQIVQGEELKKEALEQWARDITINAKRGIIYDRKGKKLAVSVNTDTVVCTPADVKEPKRTANILSEILDMDKDEVYKKITKRVNYIILKRWIDKDKSEKLREADLNGIKIIDDTKRYYPFGNFASYILGFTDVDQVGLYGVERTYNKYLTGVPGRLVMTTDAVGRQLPYGYEKFYEPEDGVSLVLTLDETIQHFAEKAALEALVKNKAKKVSIIIMEPNTGEILAMAQKPDFDPNEPRVPLDGEKKEEWNNLPITEKQKKWYDMWRNFAVNDSYEPGSTFKIITAAAGLEENIVTPESEFYCNGYITDIPGAKLKCWRYYNPHGHETFVEGVQNSCNVVFVTVGRRLGAETMYRYIKAFGFGEKTGIDLTGEQSGLVRRPDNMKEVELATISYGQGISVTPIQLVTAISAVANGGKLMQPMIVKKLVDVEGKVVHKFEPEVKKRVISEETSETLLKILETVVSEGTGKNAYVPGYRVGGKTGTAQKVIDGRYASGKYIASFVAIAPVNDPKITALVVIDEPSNGAYYGGVIAAPVAGQVIEETLKYLDVERQFTEKEISESKEIMVTVPDVTNKTISEASRTLISAGLDHNTEIPNVSRKAIVIDQFPLPNTKVKKGSMITLYVQSKRKENNKVVVPSLTGKSMDEVTKLLNELNLDYKFKGNGKVINQNPKPGAEVDYNSVIEVEFGSRKQ; this is encoded by the coding sequence ATGGCATCACCTACTATCAAGACTAAAAAAAGATTGATAGTGATGTTGTTTGCGGTTTCTTTTGCAATATTTGCGTTGATAGCTCGACTGGGTTATATTCAGATAGTTCAAGGTGAAGAATTAAAGAAAGAAGCATTAGAACAGTGGGCGAGAGATATTACTATTAACGCAAAAAGAGGAATCATTTATGACAGAAAAGGTAAAAAACTCGCAGTTAGTGTTAACACTGATACTGTAGTTTGTACACCAGCAGATGTGAAAGAGCCGAAAAGAACAGCAAATATACTGTCAGAAATATTAGATATGGATAAAGATGAAGTTTATAAAAAGATAACTAAGAGAGTTAACTACATCATTTTGAAAAGATGGATAGATAAAGATAAATCGGAAAAATTAAGAGAAGCGGACTTAAACGGTATAAAAATAATAGATGATACAAAAAGATATTATCCTTTTGGAAACTTTGCATCATATATTTTAGGATTTACCGATGTAGACCAGGTAGGATTATATGGAGTAGAAAGAACCTATAATAAATATTTGACAGGTGTTCCTGGAAGATTAGTTATGACTACAGATGCTGTAGGAAGACAGCTACCTTACGGATATGAAAAATTTTATGAACCTGAAGATGGAGTTAGTTTAGTATTAACTTTAGATGAAACTATTCAACATTTTGCAGAAAAGGCAGCTTTAGAAGCTCTAGTAAAAAACAAAGCTAAAAAAGTGTCGATTATAATAATGGAGCCAAATACTGGGGAAATATTAGCTATGGCTCAAAAACCTGATTTTGACCCTAACGAGCCTAGAGTGCCGTTAGACGGAGAAAAAAAAGAAGAATGGAATAACTTACCTATAACTGAAAAGCAGAAGAAATGGTATGATATGTGGAGAAATTTTGCGGTTAATGATAGTTATGAGCCAGGGTCAACGTTTAAAATTATCACTGCTGCAGCAGGACTTGAAGAAAATATTGTAACACCAGAAAGTGAATTCTATTGTAACGGTTATATTACAGATATACCAGGGGCTAAGTTAAAGTGCTGGAGATACTATAATCCTCATGGCCACGAAACATTTGTGGAAGGTGTTCAGAACTCTTGTAACGTGGTCTTCGTTACGGTAGGCAGAAGATTAGGCGCTGAAACAATGTACAGATATATAAAGGCTTTTGGCTTTGGAGAGAAGACAGGAATAGATTTAACGGGTGAACAATCAGGTTTAGTTCGTAGACCTGATAACATGAAGGAAGTAGAGTTAGCAACAATATCATATGGTCAAGGTATTTCCGTTACACCTATACAATTAGTTACTGCGATTTCAGCAGTGGCTAATGGTGGTAAGCTTATGCAACCTATGATTGTAAAGAAATTAGTAGATGTAGAAGGAAAAGTTGTACATAAATTTGAGCCGGAAGTAAAGAAGAGAGTTATATCAGAAGAAACTTCAGAAACACTACTAAAAATACTTGAAACTGTTGTTTCGGAAGGAACAGGTAAAAATGCTTATGTACCTGGATATCGAGTTGGGGGAAAAACTGGTACTGCCCAAAAGGTAATTGATGGTAGATATGCAAGTGGGAAATATATTGCTTCATTTGTAGCAATTGCACCAGTAAATGACCCTAAAATTACAGCTTTGGTTGTAATTGATGAACCTAGTAATGGAGCTTATTATGGTGGTGTAATTGCTGCTCCGGTAGCAGGTCAGGTAATTGAAGAAACTCTTAAGTATTTAGATGTAGAGCGACAATTTACAGAAAAAGAAATATCAGAGTCAAAAGAAATTATGGTTACAGTACCTGACGTTACAAATAAAACTATAAGTGAAGCAAGTAGAACGTTAATATCAGCAGGTCTTGACCATAACACTGAAATACCTAATGTAAGTAGAAAAGCTATTGTTATAGACCAGTTTCCATTACCTAATACAAAAGTTAAAAAAGGTTCTATGATAACATTATACGTTCAGTCAAAACGGAAAGAAAACAATAAAGTTGTAGTTCCTAGTTTAACAGGTAAATCTATGGATGAAGTTACAAAATTATTAAATGAATTGAATTTAGATTATAAATTCAAAGGAAATGGAAAGGTTATTAATCAAAATCCAAAACCGGGAGCAGAAGTTGATTATAATTCGGTTATAGAAGTAGAATTTGGTAGTCGAAAGCAGTAA
- a CDS encoding UDP-N-acetylmuramoyl-L-alanyl-D-glutamate--2,6-diaminopimelate ligase yields the protein MVLKDLIRKLELIDVIGDLTKDITDITYDSREVVNGSLFVAIVGFKTDGHKYINDAIEKGAKAVIVERDVQLDKNITVIKVNNSRKALAKVSSTFYDRPSSKINVIGVTGTNGKTSVTYLIKSIFDACKRKTGIIGTIGSVIENKVTSTNNTTPESLDLQSILNDMVNTGLDTCIMEVSSHSLELDRVAFCDFNVGIFTNLSVDHLDFHKSIENYLNAKAKLFYKTKNFNIINIDDKYGKKISSKIRKLDVPLLTYGTDSNADIIADNIVYSAEGVSFELITPKGEIDIKMNIPGLFSVYNGLAAAACGYAYNIELENIKEGLESVKGVKGRFEVVPTDKDFTVIIDYAHTPDGLEKVMETISQFAKGRKIIVFGAGGDRPRTRRPLMGEVAAKYSDLSIVTSDNPRTEEPNKIIEDIIEGIERLDGKYVAITDRKEAIRYALKNSQPNDVILLAGKGHEMYQIIGNKRIPFNEKEIVLEILKEIN from the coding sequence ATGGTATTAAAAGACCTAATTAGAAAATTAGAACTAATAGATGTTATAGGAGACTTAACTAAAGATATAACTGATATTACTTATGATTCAAGGGAAGTAGTGAATGGAAGTCTATTTGTAGCGATAGTTGGATTTAAAACTGATGGGCACAAATACATAAATGATGCAATTGAAAAAGGTGCTAAGGCTGTAATAGTTGAAAGGGATGTTCAATTAGATAAAAATATAACTGTGATTAAAGTAAATAACAGCAGAAAAGCTCTAGCGAAAGTTTCATCTACTTTTTACGACAGACCCTCTTCGAAAATCAATGTTATAGGGGTAACTGGTACAAACGGAAAAACAAGTGTTACTTATTTAATTAAATCTATATTTGATGCTTGTAAAAGAAAAACAGGAATTATAGGTACTATAGGAAGTGTTATTGAAAATAAAGTGACTAGCACTAATAATACTACACCTGAATCATTAGATTTACAAAGTATTCTAAACGATATGGTGAATACTGGGCTAGATACTTGCATTATGGAAGTTTCTTCGCATTCACTAGAATTAGATAGAGTAGCCTTTTGTGATTTTAATGTTGGTATATTTACTAATTTATCTGTGGACCATTTAGATTTTCATAAAAGTATAGAAAACTACTTAAATGCTAAAGCTAAATTATTCTATAAAACTAAGAATTTTAATATTATAAATATAGATGATAAATATGGTAAAAAAATATCTAGTAAAATTAGAAAGTTAGATGTACCATTATTAACTTATGGAACTGATAGTAATGCTGATATAATTGCTGATAATATAGTATATTCAGCTGAAGGGGTAAGTTTTGAATTAATTACTCCTAAGGGAGAGATAGATATAAAAATGAATATACCTGGTTTATTTAGTGTATATAATGGGTTAGCAGCTGCTGCATGTGGTTATGCTTATAATATAGAGTTAGAAAATATTAAAGAAGGTTTAGAATCAGTTAAAGGAGTGAAGGGTAGGTTTGAGGTAGTACCAACAGATAAAGACTTTACTGTAATTATAGACTATGCACATACACCGGATGGGTTAGAAAAAGTTATGGAAACTATATCTCAGTTTGCAAAAGGAAGAAAAATAATAGTATTTGGAGCAGGTGGAGATAGACCAAGAACAAGAAGACCGCTAATGGGAGAGGTAGCTGCTAAATACAGTGATTTAAGTATTGTTACATCTGATAATCCTAGAACAGAAGAACCTAATAAGATTATAGAAGATATTATTGAGGGTATTGAACGATTAGATGGCAAATATGTAGCTATTACAGATAGAAAAGAAGCAATTAGATATGCTTTAAAAAATAGTCAACCGAATGATGTTATTTTATTAGCTGGAAAAGGACATGAAATGTATCAAATAATAGGAAATAAAAGGATACCATTTAATGAAAAAGAAATAGTATTAGAAATATTAAAAGAAATAAATTAA
- the mraY gene encoding phospho-N-acetylmuramoyl-pentapeptide-transferase, with amino-acid sequence MIDYKDIIRVIFISLTITLILGPIIIPMLKRLKVGQSVREEGPKTHLKKSGTPTMGGIMIIAALLITSLTSGIVNEKMYVLLLATLGFGLIGFIDDFIKVVLKRSLGLRAYQKLIGQILLAVILAIYHSNTSPIGTKVIVPFLKTTIDLGPLYVPFIAFVVVGTVNSVNLTDGVDGLAAGVTLIVLAFFSLIAINQGLYNEELYSIAIFCAALAGACLGFLRHNAHPAKVFMGDTGSLALGGAVSAVAILLNLPLIIPIVGGIYFAEALSVIIQVTSYKLTGKRVFRMSPLHHHFEVGGWKETKVVAVFWLVTVILCLIGLYSLK; translated from the coding sequence ATGATAGACTATAAAGACATAATACGTGTGATTTTTATTTCACTTACAATTACATTAATACTAGGTCCTATCATTATACCAATGTTGAAAAGACTTAAAGTTGGACAAAGTGTAAGAGAAGAAGGTCCTAAGACTCATCTTAAGAAAAGTGGTACTCCTACTATGGGAGGTATTATGATAATAGCAGCTTTATTAATTACTTCTTTAACATCGGGTATTGTAAATGAAAAAATGTATGTATTACTTTTAGCCACTTTAGGCTTTGGTCTTATCGGGTTTATAGATGATTTCATTAAGGTTGTTCTTAAAAGGTCATTAGGTTTAAGAGCATACCAAAAGTTAATAGGACAAATATTATTAGCTGTGATTTTAGCTATATATCATTCTAATACTTCACCTATAGGAACAAAAGTCATTGTACCATTTTTAAAGACTACAATAGATTTAGGTCCGTTATATGTACCGTTTATAGCTTTTGTAGTAGTTGGTACTGTAAATAGTGTTAATCTGACAGATGGTGTCGATGGATTAGCTGCAGGTGTTACTTTAATAGTATTAGCATTTTTTAGTTTGATAGCAATAAATCAGGGACTATATAACGAAGAATTATATAGTATTGCTATTTTTTGTGCTGCATTAGCAGGAGCATGTTTAGGTTTCTTGAGACATAATGCCCATCCGGCTAAAGTATTTATGGGCGATACTGGTTCATTAGCTTTAGGAGGAGCAGTATCAGCAGTTGCTATTTTACTTAATCTACCATTAATTATTCCGATTGTTGGAGGTATATATTTCGCTGAAGCTTTGTCTGTGATTATACAAGTAACATCATATAAACTTACTGGAAAAAGAGTATTTAGAATGAGTCCATTACACCATCACTTTGAAGTTGGTGGATGGAAGGAAACAAAAGTTGTTGCAGTATTTTGGTTAGTGACAGTTATTTTGTGTTTGATTGGTTTATATAGTTTGAAGTAG